Proteins co-encoded in one Marmota flaviventris isolate mMarFla1 chromosome 9, mMarFla1.hap1, whole genome shotgun sequence genomic window:
- the Znhit2 gene encoding zinc finger HIT domain-containing protein 2: MEPGGLCGFCPGGEAQPARYTCPRCNVPYCSLRCYRAHGACAEDFYRDQVLRELRGRSASPSRLACALRRLRQQRETEDNPEEAVLSTGPAPGGLSRLWEELAPAEKAAFERLLSRGEAGKLLPPWRPWWWDRGAGPRLLEELDGVPSSEPAELEPAPTEPVPGDAPRACRPSVPTHIPALASLSRCPASPLVRFQLPNVLFAYAHTLALYHGGDEELLSDFCATLLGVSGALGAQQVFASAEEALLAATSVLETSEHPPGPLGTRGAMQEAARILLGEGPANQKGYTLAALGHLVQTLGRARKQAVAREERDRLYRAQKKCQFLLAWTNENEAVLTPLALDCTRAHQAHTVAAEEVAALTGELERLWGGPVPPAPRTLIEELPG, translated from the coding sequence ATGGAGCCGGGCGGGCTGTGCGGTTTCTGCCCAGGCGGGGAGGCCCAGCCAGCGCGCTACACCTGTCCACGCTGTAATGTGCCCTACTGTTCGCTGCGCTGCTATCGGGCGCATGGTGCCTGCGCCGAAGACTTCTACCGTGACCAGGTGCTGAGAGAGCTCCGCGGCCGCAGCGCCTCACCTAGCCGCCTAGCATGTGCTCTACGCCGGCTGCGCCAGCAACGCGAGACAGAGGACAACCCCGAAGAGGCAGTCCTGAGCACTGGCCCGGCACCCGGCGGCCTTTCCAGACTCTGGGAAGAGTTGGCACCCGCGGAGAAGGCGGCCTTCGAGCGGTTGCTGAGCCGCGGCGAGGCCGGGAAGCTGCTGCCTCCGTGGCGGCCGTGGTGGTGGGACCGTGGGGCCGGGCCGCGGCTTCTGGAGGAGTTAGATGGTGTCCCCAGCAGTGAACCTGCGGAGCTAGAACCCGCCCCCACGGAGCCAGTTCCTGGAGACGCCCCCAGGGCCTGCAGGCCCTCAGTGCCCACCCACATCCCTGCGCTGGCTAGCCTGAGTCGCTGCCCAGCCTCGCCGCTCGTGCGTTTCCAGCTCCCCAACGTGCTGTTCGCCTATGCGCACACTCTAGCCCTTTATCATGGCGGGGACGAAGAGCTGCTCTCCGACTTCTGTGCCACGCTGCTGGGAGTTTCTGGAGCCCTGGGCGCCCAGCAAGTCTTTGCTTCTGCGGAGGAAGCCCTGCTGGCTGCAACCAGCGTGCTAGAAACCAGCGAGCACCCACCAGGGCCCCTGGGTACACGGGGTGCTATGCAAGAGGCCGCCCGCATCCTGCTGGGTGAGGGTCCCGCCAACCAGAAAGGCTACACGCTGGCTGCATTGGGGCATCTAGTGCAGACTCTGGGCAGGGCCAGGAAACAGGCCGTGGCTAGAGAAGAGCGAGATCGCCTCTACCGGGCCCAGAAGAAGTGCCAATTTCTGCTGGCCTGGACCAATGAAAATGAGGCTGTCCTAACACCATTGGCTTTAGACTGCACCAGGGCCCACCAAGCCCACACGGTGGCAGCAGAGGAGGTGGCAGCCCTCACTGGGGAGCTAGAGCGCCTTTGGGGAGGCCCTGTGCCACCTGCACCGAGGACTCTCATTGAGGAGCTCCCTGGCTGA
- the Tm7sf2 gene encoding delta(14)-sterol reductase TM7SF2, with protein sequence MASLQGPRAPLEFGGPLGAAALLLLLPATMFHLLLVARSGPARLLGPPPYLPGLEVLWSPRALLLLLTWLGLQAAFYLLPALKVAEGQELKDKSRLCYPINGFQALVLTALLVGLGVSVGLPLGALPEMLLPLAFAATITTFIFSFLLYMKAQVAPASALAPGGNSGNFIYDFFLGRELNPRICSFDFKYFCELRPGLIGWVFINLALLVQEAEQRGSPSLAMWLVNAFQLLYVGDALWHEEAILTTMDITHDGFGFMLAFGDLAWVPFTYSLQAQFLLYHPQPLGLPMAAVICLINAIGYYIFRGANSQKNTFRKNPSDPSVSGLETIPTATGRQLLVSGWWGMVRHPNYLGDLIMALAWSLPCGVSHLLPYFYVLYFTALLVHREARDERQCLQKYGRAWHEYCQRVPYRILPYIY encoded by the exons ATGGCTTCTCTTCAGGGCCCCCGAGCCCCACTGGAATTCGGGGGGCCCCTGG GCGCTGcggcgctgctgctgctgctacccGCCACAATGTTCCACCTGCTACTGGTGGCCCGCTCAGGCCCGGCGCGCCTACTAGGCCCACCTCCGTACCTGCCAGGGCTGGAGGTGCTGTGGAGCCCGCGAGCGCTGCTGCTGTTACTCACCTGGCTCGGCCTGCAGGCGGCGTTCTACCTGCTGCCGGCGCTCAAG GTGGCCGAGGGGCAAGAATTGAAGGACAAGAGTCGTCTGTGCTACCCCATTAATG GCTTCCAGGCTCTGGTGCTGACAGCCCTattggtggggctgggggtgtccGTTGGGCTGCCCCTGGGTGCGCTCCCGGAAATGCTTCTGCCCTTGGCATTTGCAgccaccatcaccaccttcaTCTTCAGCTTCCTTCTCTATATGAAGGCTCAGGTGgcccctgcctcagccctggCACCTGGGGGAAactcag GCAATTTCATCTATGACTTTTTCCTGGGACGGGAGCTCAACCCTCGCATTTGTTCCTTTGACTTCAAGTATTTCTGTGAACTGCGACCCGGTCTCATCGGCTGG GTCTTCATCAACCTGGCCCTGCTGGTGCAGGAGGCAGAGCAGCGGGGGAGTCCTTCACTTGCCATGTGGCTAGTCAATGCTTTCCAGCTACTGTATGTGGGTGATGCCCTCTGGCATGAG GAGGCTATCCTCACCACCATGGACATCACACATGATGGATTTGGCTTCATGCTGGCTTTTGGGGACCTGGCCTGGGTACCCTTCACCTACAGCCTGCAGGCCCAGTTCCTGTTGTACCACCCACAGCCCCTGGGGTTGCCCATGGCTGCAGTCATCTGTCTCATCAATG CTATTGGTTACTACATATTCCGTGGGGCCAATTCCCAGAAAAACACTTTCCGAAAGAATCCTTCAGATCCCAGTGTGTCTG GCCTTGAGACCATTCCTACTGCCACCGGGCGGCAGCTGCTGGTATCTGGATGGTGGGGTATGGTCCGTCATCCCAACTATCTCGGAGACCTCATCATGGCTCTGGCCTGGTCCTTGCCTTGTG GGGTGTCCCACCTGCTACCCTACTTCTACGTCCTCTACTTCACTGCACTGTTGGTGCACCGGGAGGCCCGGGATGAGCGGCAGTGCCTGCAGAAGTACGGCCGGGCTTGGCACGAGTACTGTCAGCGGGTACCTTACCGCATCTTGCCCTACATCTACTGA